In candidate division WOR-3 bacterium, the following proteins share a genomic window:
- a CDS encoding phosphoribosylglycinamide formyltransferase: MSSVNIAVLASGRGTNFEALVHATRRPNTHGEVRLLVTNIPDAPVLKKAELEHVPAMLIPHRGFKTRAEFEQALVAELNRHDIGLVCLAGFMRILSPVFVNAFADRIMNIHPSLLPAFAGLQGMQVHAAVMAAGVKVTGCTVHFVNTDVDAGPIIVQRAIAVRDVDTPESLALRVLVEEHLAYAEAVKLFCTGRLKVEGRRVRVLGDDAGRAVDEGTTHA; this comes from the coding sequence GTGAGCAGCGTGAATATCGCCGTACTCGCCTCGGGCCGCGGCACGAACTTCGAGGCGCTGGTGCACGCAACCCGGCGCCCCAACACCCACGGCGAGGTCCGGCTGCTGGTCACCAATATCCCCGACGCGCCGGTGCTGAAGAAGGCCGAACTCGAGCACGTGCCCGCCATGCTCATCCCCCATCGCGGTTTCAAGACCCGGGCGGAATTCGAGCAGGCGTTGGTTGCCGAACTGAACCGCCACGACATCGGCCTCGTCTGCCTGGCCGGGTTCATGCGCATCCTTTCTCCGGTCTTCGTGAACGCCTTTGCGGACCGCATCATGAACATCCATCCCTCGCTTCTGCCCGCGTTTGCCGGCCTGCAGGGGATGCAGGTGCACGCTGCGGTGATGGCTGCCGGGGTCAAGGTCACCGGCTGCACCGTCCATTTCGTGAACACGGACGTCGACGCCGGGCCGATCATCGTCCAGCGGGCGATTGCGGTACGCGACGTTGATACGCCGGAGTCACTCGCACTGCGGGTGCTGGTCGAAGAACACCTGGCCTATGCCGAAGCCGTGAAGCTGTTCTGTACCGGCAGACTGAAGGTAGAAGGCAGGCGAGTCCGCGTCCTGGGAGACGACGCCGGGAGAGCGGTGGATGAAGGAACGACTCATGCCTGA
- a CDS encoding Gfo/Idh/MocA family oxidoreductase: MKERLMPERKLRVAVVGCGTQSQLAYIPVLKQNQSVELVALCDTDVRKLNQLCTIHKIDKHYVDFDDMKEDETIDAVVIATPNHLHAPMSIAAMRYGKDVLCEMPLALDSTEVRQMIANSDREKRKLMPAMNTRLRPDIQAIRRFVEGGELGNLYYCKTGWLQGRESWSLSGWRGQRLRAGGGAFLSLGTALLDASLALVAPHTPVSVIGAAHHRAPQSEVEDTAFAMIRFEQDLTLTVEVGWSMLQQKDLTYLNLFGNAGAALLNPTQIHKEMHGHLVNVTPQIREKDVQRSSWRMLINLWVDALERGTPVPISASEALTVSRLADAFYQSQSTRREVALTSAEP; the protein is encoded by the coding sequence ATGAAGGAACGACTCATGCCTGAACGCAAGCTGCGGGTGGCGGTGGTAGGGTGCGGGACGCAGTCGCAGCTGGCCTACATCCCGGTGCTCAAGCAGAACCAGTCAGTCGAACTGGTTGCGCTCTGCGACACGGATGTGCGAAAGCTGAACCAGCTCTGCACGATTCATAAGATTGACAAGCACTACGTCGACTTCGACGACATGAAAGAGGACGAGACGATAGACGCGGTAGTCATCGCCACGCCCAATCATCTCCACGCGCCGATGTCGATAGCCGCCATGCGTTACGGCAAGGACGTGCTCTGCGAAATGCCCCTGGCCCTGGACTCGACCGAGGTCAGGCAGATGATAGCGAACTCCGACCGCGAGAAGCGGAAGCTGATGCCGGCAATGAACACCCGGCTGCGGCCCGACATCCAGGCCATACGCCGGTTCGTCGAAGGCGGGGAGTTGGGCAACCTCTACTACTGCAAGACCGGCTGGTTGCAGGGACGCGAGTCCTGGTCCCTTTCCGGCTGGCGCGGCCAGCGCCTGCGCGCAGGCGGCGGCGCGTTTCTCTCTCTGGGTACGGCGCTGCTCGACGCCTCCCTGGCCCTGGTGGCCCCGCATACCCCGGTCTCGGTTATCGGCGCAGCGCACCATCGGGCGCCTCAGTCCGAGGTAGAGGACACCGCCTTCGCCATGATCCGGTTCGAGCAGGACCTGACGCTTACCGTGGAGGTGGGCTGGTCGATGCTGCAGCAGAAGGACCTCACCTACCTCAACCTGTTCGGCAACGCCGGGGCTGCGTTGCTCAACCCAACCCAGATCCACAAAGAGATGCACGGTCACCTGGTCAACGTCACGCCGCAGATCCGGGAGAAAGACGTTCAGCGGTCGTCCTGGCGAATGCTGATCAATCTCTGGGTTGACGCGCTGGAACGCGGCACACCTGTACCCATCAGCGCGTCCGAGGCGCTCACGGTCAGCCGGCTCGCCGACGCGTTCTACCAATCCCAGTCAACCCGCAGAGAGGTCGCGCTCACATCCGCCGAGCCCTGA